A portion of the Carya illinoinensis cultivar Pawnee chromosome 11, C.illinoinensisPawnee_v1, whole genome shotgun sequence genome contains these proteins:
- the LOC122280904 gene encoding uncharacterized protein LOC122280904 — MFGRIRASSSAPESLERPPSKIFKADSLSIYEATLAKLKLGSQRELSSPSEQTEHVEMDSDSSSSAAWAASNSKSSQDTVIFPHDKVAMDTQCSSRAGSPGSVDSHSTSSTKEYGNRNHSVIYLFSKFKNSREVVCSSSEGSLPIEDGCSASVLTSSSAYKFPGSMELQIDQECFCSLPISHW; from the exons atgtttGGGAGAATCAGAGCGTCGTCTTCGGCGCCGGAGAGCCTGGAGAGGCCGCCTTCCAAGATTTTTAAAGCTGATTCTCTGTCCATCTACG AGGCTACACTTGCGAAGCTCAAATTAGGTTCTCAACGTGAGCTAAGCTCACCCTCGGAGCAGACAGAGCATGTAGAAATGGATTCTGATTCAAGCTCATCCGCTGCTTGGGCTGCTAGTAATTCAAAGAGTTCACAAGACACTGTAATCTTCCCTCATGATAAGGTGGCAATGGATACACAGTGTTCTTCCAGAGCTGGTTCACCGGGTTCAGTTGATTCGCATTCCACGAGCAGTACAAAGGAGTATGGGAACAGGAATCATTCAGTTATTTATCTCTTCTCTAAATTTAAGAATTCTCGAGAGGTTGTATGTTCATCCAGTGAGGGTTCACTGCCAATAGAGGATGGTTGTTCTGCCAGTGTTTTAACAAGTTCAAGTGCCTATAAATTTCCTGGTAGCATGGAATTGCAGATAGATCAGGAGTGTTTTTGCTCTTTACCTATATCTCATTGGTAA